The Methylocaldum marinum genome includes the window GCGCGCATGGCGGCCGCTCTCGCGGTCACGGCCAAGGTAGGAGAGGGTTTGATCGACTGAACGCGGTCGGAGAGTTTGATATTCATTGTGTCGAGTTAAAGATTGATCAAATGGGTCAAGCGCAATGCCACAAAAAATGATACTCGATGAAACCTTGCCCCTGAATCCCACCAAGGGAAAAAGTTTCAATCTGTATAGCCGGTTCAAGCCCTCGGGCGATCAACCGGAAGCCATTCGGCAACTGGTCGAAGGACTCTCCGACGGCTTGTTACACCAGACTCTTTTGGGCGTCACGGGTTCCGGAAAAACTTTCACCGTCGCCAACGTCGTCCAAACGGTACAGCGCCCGACGCTGATCCTGGCGCCGAACAAGACGCTGGCCGCCCAGCTTTACGGGGAAATGAAAGAGTTCTTCCCCGAGAATTCAGTGGAATACTTCGTTTCCTATTACGACTACTATCAGCCCGAGGCTTACGTTCCGGCGTCCGACACCTACATTCAGAAGGATGCCTCGCTCAACGAGCATATCGAGCAAATGCGCCTGTCGGCCACCAAAGCCCTGATCGAGCGGCGCGACACCGTCATCGTGGCGACCGTTTCCTCGATCTACGGCTTGGGCGAACCCGCCTCCTATTTCAGCATGGTGCTGCACCTGGTGCGCGGAGACATGACCGATCAGCGGACGATCCTGCGCCGGCTGGCCGAGTTGCAATACACCCGCAACGAAACCGAGCTGCGCCGCGCGACCTACCGGGTGCGGGGCGATGTGATCGACGTGTTTCCGGCGGAATCCGAAAAGGAAGCGCTGCGCATCGAGCTGTTCGACGACGAGATCGAACGGCTGTCCCTGTTCGATCCCCTGACCGGCGAGATCATTTCCCGCATCGCACGCTATACCGTTTATCCGAAAACCCATTACGTGACGCCGCGGGAAAAGATCATGGAAGCGGTGGACCAGATCAAGGCCGATCTCAAAGTGCGCCTGGAAGAGTTGCGCTCGCTCAACAAGCTGGTCGAAGCCCAGCGCCTGGAGCAGCGCACGCTGTTCGATCTCGAAATCATGCTGGAAGTCGGCTATTGCTCGGGCATCGAGAACTATTCGCGCTATCTCTCCGGCCGCGCGCCGGGCGAACCGCCGCCCACCCTGTTCGATTACCTGCCGGCCGATGCCTTACTGGTGATCGACGAAAGCCACGTCACCATTCCTCAGCTCGGCGCCATGTACCGGGGCGACCGCTCGCGCAAGGAAACGCTGGTGGAATACGGTTTCCGCCTGCCCTCGGCGCTGGATAACCGGCCGCTCAAGTTCGAGGAGTTCGAGGCCAGGTCGCCGCAGCGTATCTACATCTCGGCGACGCCGGGACCGTACGAACTCAAGCATTCCGGAGCCATCATCGAGCAAGTGGTGCGGCCGACCGGCCTGGTGGACCCCGAGGTGGAAATACGCCCGGCCCTGAGCCAGGTGGAAGACCTGCTTTCGGAAATCCGCGAGCGCATCGCCCGCAGCGAACGCGTGCTGGTCACCACGCTGACAAAGCGCATGGCGGAAGATCTGACCGAATATCTGTTCGAGCACGACATCGCCGTGCGTTACCTCCATTCCGACGTCGAAACCGTGGAGCGCGTCGAGATCATCCGCGACCTCCGGCTCGGTCGGTTCGACGTGCTCGTCGGTATAAACCTGCTGCGGGAAGGTCTGGACATCCCCGAAGTCTCGCTGGTCGCCATCCTCGACGCCGACAAGGAAGGTTTCCTGCGGTCTACCGTTTCGCTCATTCAGACCATCGGCCGCGCCGCTCGCAACCTCCGCGGCAAGGCGATTCTCTATGCGGACACGGTCACCGGCTCG containing:
- the uvrB gene encoding excinuclease ABC subunit UvrB → MILDETLPLNPTKGKSFNLYSRFKPSGDQPEAIRQLVEGLSDGLLHQTLLGVTGSGKTFTVANVVQTVQRPTLILAPNKTLAAQLYGEMKEFFPENSVEYFVSYYDYYQPEAYVPASDTYIQKDASLNEHIEQMRLSATKALIERRDTVIVATVSSIYGLGEPASYFSMVLHLVRGDMTDQRTILRRLAELQYTRNETELRRATYRVRGDVIDVFPAESEKEALRIELFDDEIERLSLFDPLTGEIISRIARYTVYPKTHYVTPREKIMEAVDQIKADLKVRLEELRSLNKLVEAQRLEQRTLFDLEIMLEVGYCSGIENYSRYLSGRAPGEPPPTLFDYLPADALLVIDESHVTIPQLGAMYRGDRSRKETLVEYGFRLPSALDNRPLKFEEFEARSPQRIYISATPGPYELKHSGAIIEQVVRPTGLVDPEVEIRPALSQVEDLLSEIRERIARSERVLVTTLTKRMAEDLTEYLFEHDIAVRYLHSDVETVERVEIIRDLRLGRFDVLVGINLLREGLDIPEVSLVAILDADKEGFLRSTVSLIQTIGRAARNLRGKAILYADTVTGSIQRAIEETERRRAKQIDYNKRTGLTPTGISKRVTDILEVPIPGALQSSSGKKKLAKVAEQGADYNAVKPAEAAKLIKQLEEKMYAHARDLDFEKAARLRDEIQRIRAEVFSGS